The genomic interval GCGTAAGTATAAGTCACATGGACCGGTGACACTTGACCCAACCTATTGTGCGAGTACAATTTAGTAGGTACCTCGAATGAGCAACCGATATATCCGCTTCGGTCTTGTGTCCGCCGTCATTATTCTCTCCCTCGGCTATCTCGCCTACACCGGCGTGCAGGAGAGCAAGAGCTATTACGTCACTATCAAGGAATTGAACACCATGGACGACAGCGCGCACAGCAAGAGGCTGCGCGTCGCCGGCAACGTAAAGCCGGGTTCCATCAAACGGCAAGGATCCAGGGTCGAATTCCTCCTCGAGGAAGAAGGACGCACGCTGCCCGTTGTTTATACGGGGACGGAAGTTCCTCCGGATACGTTCAAGGATTCCTCACAGGCACTCGCCGAAGGCAGCTACGGGCGCGACGGCGTCTTCCATGCCAAGCAACTCCAGGCCAAGTGCGCATCGAAATACGCTCCCCAGGAGCAGCAACAACAGCAAGGTGCTCCGGCAAGCCCGGTACAGACTTCGCAAAAAACCCAATAGGCAAAAATTGTGGAGGAGCCCGGGACGTGGTCCCGGGCTTTCCGTTTGGTGGTCGCGTTATGCAGCAGCTTCTCTGGTGCTCTCGCTCGAGAGCGCTTCCGACAATTTCTGCGCCGCCACTGAGATCGCAACCCTGGTCGCTGGAGTTTCCGAGATCGCGTTCAGCAGGGCGAAATCGTGAATCGTAGCAAGCGCGCGAATCACGGTTGTTTCGACTCCCGCCTCGATCAGCTTGCGCGCGTACCCTTCTCCTTCGTCGCGAAGCACGTCGTTTTCGTCGGTGATGAGCAGTGCTGGTGGCAATCCTTTGAGTTGTTCGGTGGTGGCAAGAATCGGAGAGGCGGTGATTTTCTTGCGGTCCTCCGGGTTGGGGGCATACGCATCCCAGAACCATGCCATGGCATTGGCAGTCAGCCATGGCCCGTCCGCGAACTGGCGATACGACTCAGTGGACATGGAAGCATCGGTGACGGGATAGAGCATCACCTGGTACTGGATCTCCGGTCCGCCGCGCTCTTTCGCGAGCAACGTGACAGCCGCGGTCATGTTGCCGCCCACGCTGTCACCGGCAACGGCTAAACGCGAGGAATCAAGCCCAAGTTCGGCCCCATGCTCAGCAACGTACTTCGTGGCCGCATACGCCTGCTCGATCGGAACCGGGAACTGCGCTTCGGGTGACGGAGTGTAGTTCACGAACACGAATGCGGCTTGCGTTGCGTTGGTGAGGTCGCGCAGCAGTCGATCGTGCGTGTGCTTGCTCCCAAGAATCCATCCGCCTCCGTGGAAGTACATCACCACCGGCAGAGGTCCAACACTTCCGATGGGACTGTAGATTCGGACAGACACTTCCCCGGCCGGACCTACAGGGAATGTGCGGTCATCGATCTCGGCCGGAAGTTTCTCAACCGGCCCGGACTGTGCGCCTTCGAGCACGCTTCGGGCGTCGGCGTACGAAAGCTGGTAAATCGGCTTGCCTCCCTGACTCGCGAGAGTGTCAAGGAACGCTTGTGTGGTGGGCTCCAGAATAGGTTTTTTTGCAGCAGCCATTGGTGAATCTCCTTTCAGGCTGTGGGTGCGATTGATTTATGTGTAGCTTTAGCTCGCCCGTGCCGCGCGGGTCGCGATAATAGGGGAAATGTGAAATTTCTTAACGGCGCGAATGCCGATGGCAATGAAGACCGCAAGCACCAGGAACTGCGCGATTGCAAACGGAGGCTCCGTCTGCTTCGGCGCCAGCGCCTTCAGGGAAGGAATCTTCGCGAAGGCCTGTACCACGGCGACGAAGCAGTTCAGGTATAGAGCGGTCATGCCGGTCACGATGTAAATCCATCGCCAACGTCCCGCTAGATGTTTTGCATAGAGCGCGAACAGGGCGATGAGGAGAACCACGAACGAGATAGCGCCGACAATGTGCGAGGGGAGAATCTTTTCCGCGGAAAACAGGTATCCGGTGAGGCTGGTTAGAACAGTGGTGCTCAGGAAGATCGCGGTCCATCCGGGAAGCCGTTTGCTGTTGAATAGCCCGTAGACAACGACGAAGCCTGAGGCGATCCCTGCAAGACTGATGACAACATGCAGGAGTGTGAAGGCCGAGAGCGATATGCCGAGAACCATGCTGCGCCTCCGTGCTGAACCAAGATGATCGCGGTTCCGGGTTCGATACATAAATTCGTTTTATGCTGTGGATGGGCGTTTTGGATGCGGTGAAGGGTTCGCCTGAAAGTGCACCGGTCCTGATTCAACTCTCCGCTACAATAGTCAGGAACTTCTTATCGTGACTTCATCGATCAACTCAGAGCGCGTTGTCTCGCTGGCCAATGTCGCGAGGCTTTACGGTCGTTTTGCGGCGCTGCGCAACGTCACCGCTGAGTTCAGCGGCTCGAAGCTCTATCTCATCCTGGGCGAGAACGGCGCGGGAAAGAGCACGTTGCTGCGAGTGATCGCTGGCCTGATTCGGCCCACACGGGGCGAGTTACTGGTTCTGGGCTCGAAAAACATTCGTGAAGTCGCACCGCAGTTCGGATACATGGCACATGCGTCCATGCTCTACGACGAGTTGAGCGGCATGGAGAATATCAAGTACTTCGCACGTCTGTATGGAATCACCGACTCCGCCGCTTGCGAGGACATCATCCGCAGGGTAGGCCTTGATCCCACCCTGCCGCGGCGCGTTGGACAGTACTCGCAGGGAATGCGCCAGAGAATTTCTCTCGCACGGGCAATCCTGCATCATCCGAAGCTCTTGCTCCTGGATGAACCGTTCTCGAATGTGGACGCGCAATCGGCACAGGAAATGGTTCGTCTGCTGGGTGAAATGCGCGATGCGGGCACCATCATCTTGCTGGTGACACACCAACCGGGACTGCTCGAGCACGTGGCCGACGAAGCTGTATTCATGAACGCCGGTGAGATTGTTTCCCGTCGAGTGATGCGAGCCGAGGTGCCTTCGTGACGTTTGCTACAACTCTGCGCAACAGCCTTGGTAAAGACCTCCGGCTCGAGTGGCGGTCGAAAGACGCCATCAACTCGATGTTGTTCTTCGCGCTGTTAGTGGTGGTGATCTTCAGCTTCTCGTTCGAGCTATCGGCCGAGGAGTCGAGGCGTATAGCAGGTGGACTGATCTGGGTCGCATTGTTGTTTGCGACCGTGGTAGCTCTCAACCAGACCTGGGCTCGCGAGTTAAGGAACCAGGTTCTTGACGTTTACCGGATCGCACCAGCGCCGCTCGAGTCACTCTTCCTCGCGAAGGTTCTTGGCAACTTCATATTCGTTTCGGTACTGGAACTGCTGATCACGCCTCTTTTCATCGTGTTCTACAACCTGCGCAGTGTGGGCCCGTGGTACTACCTGGTGATCGCAAGCATTCTGGGCAACTGGGCGTTGGTGGTAAACGGAACATTCTTCGGGGCGATCTCACTTCGGACTCGCAGCCGAGAAGTGCTGTTGCCGTTAATACTTTTTCCGGTCTCGATTCCTGCGTTGTTGGCCATGGTGAGTGCAACCACGGTAACGCTCACCGGTGAATCGTCACCGTACCTGTCGCTCGTATTTTTGGCGGTTTACGATATCGTGTTTACATTACTCGGGCTTCTTCTGTTCGAGACGGTGCTACAAGCTGAATGAAAACCAAGTTCGTAGTCTTCGCTCTTGTCACGCTTGCGCTGTTGTCGTGGGGACTGTACGAAGCGCTCGTGGGCGCTCCGACGGAAGCCACCATGGGGCACGTCCAACGAATCTTCTACTACCACGTCCCGTCGGCATGGGTCGGATTTCTGTGCTTTATCGCTAACTTTGTGGCGTCCCTGATTTACCTGAAAACCCGTAGCGCCAGGGTGGATGCGGTAGCCGTTTCTACCGCTGAAGTCGGCGTTGTCTTCTGCACCATCGTCCTGCTGACGGGGCCGATCTGGGCCCGGCCGGTGTGGGGCATCTGGTGGACCTGGGATGCGCGCCTCACTTCAACTCTTGTGCTGTGGCTCATTTACGTGAGTTATCTGATCCTGCGGCGCTATTCGGTCGGCGGCCCCAACCCGGTCCTCGCAGCGTCACTGGCTGTATTTGGATTCATCGACGTCATCTTCGTATATATGGCGATCCGTTGGTTCCGCACCCAGCATCCGCAACCCGTGATTGGTGGGGGTGAGAACTCCGGCATCGATCCCATGATGCTGAAGGCGCTGCTGATCAACTTCGCCGCATTCGCCGCGTTTGGATTCCTCGTGATCTGGTTACGGTACACGCTGGAGCGAGTGCGACAGAGAGTGGAGGAAGCACATGCGATGAAAGCGCTGGGGAGTGCCCGATGAAATTCTTGTATGCGGCTTATATCGTTACGTGGGCAGTACACATCGTGTACATCGCCATACTCGTGAGAGGCTTCCGCAAGGTGGAAGACGATCTTCGCGACCTGGAGCGTTAGTCTATATGTCGAGCGCCGTCACGCCGAACGCATCGATCAGATCGCAGGTATTTCGCGCGGCAACATTCAATCCGCTCGCTGCGGCAGGGCTCGTATTTATCTTCATCTTTGTTTGTTTCGCGCTGTTTGCGCCATGGATCGCTCCACAGGATCCCGCCTTCATTGATTTGCCATCCCGATTGATGAAGCCCTCGGCGCATCATTGGTTTGGGACCGACGAGCTCGGGCGCGACATCCTCTCGCGCATCATCTACGGCGCGCGCCTCTCGATGCTCGTCGGAATCGGTGTCGTCTCTGGATCTCTACTGCTCGGCCTGATCATCGGCTCGCTCGCCGGATACTACGGCGGAAGGCTCGACCGCTTCGTCAACGTCATCGTGATGAATGCCTTCCTATCGTTCCCCGGCTTCCTGCTCGCCATCGCCTTCGTTGCATTTCTCGGGCCGGGCCTGTTCAACCTGATCTTCGCTCTAATTCTGGGAGGATGGGTCGGCTATGCGCGTTTGGTGCGCGCGCAAGTGCTGGCCGTCCGCGAGCGCGAATTTGTGGAAGCGGCGCGGGCGCTTGGCGCAAGCGATCTGTGGGTTCTCGGCAGGCACATTCTTCCCAACATGATCCAGCCGGTTATCGTACAGGCTGCCATTGGCATGGCCGGCGCGATCCTCGCGGAAGCGACCATGAGTTTCCTGGGACTCGGAGTACCGCCGCCAACCGCAAGTTGGGGCACCATGTTGAATGACGGGCGATCACACCTCTTCGATGCGCCGCACCTTGTGCTCTTCCCCGCGGTCGCCGTCATGCTTGCGGTTCTGTCCTTCAACTTTATTGGAGATGCTCTGCGGGATTACCTCGATCCTCGAGCGAGGATCGAGGCAGGACTTTGATCAACGACGAGATGAACCGCGACTTCCTCCGATTACCCAGTCAATGGAGATCGAGCCTGCGCCCATAAAGATGAGCGCGAAAGCCATGGCGGCGAGAGCAAGTGGGAACTCGTAACCGCCCAGCAATCCCTGCTTCCAGTGAACCTTGAAAACTGCAACCAGCATGTTGATGCATACGGCAACAGCCGCAAATCGCGTAAGCAATCCCGCGACCAGCAACATGCCGCCTACAAACTCGGCTCCGGCAGAAAGATAGCCTAGCCAACCGGGCATTCCCATCGCGGCCACATTCCCCACGTGCCTCGACAATCCACCGAAGACCTTCCCATATCCGTGCCCGATCATGATGGCACCGAGAACGACGCGGAGCACAAGAAGCCCCAGCGGTTGGAGCCGATCCAAAAATTGCAGATTCAACAAACGGCCTCCCATTAAGTAATCGTAAAACTACTCCACGAATGCTTCGCGGTATTGAATTTCAATGCCACGTTCGGCCATTGCGGCCAGGAATGCCTCGGCCGAAACGTCACGCTCCTGCAAGAGCGCACCGCGTTTTTCTATCATGCCAGACGCCATCATTTGCACCACTACCGCCGCAGGCCAGGCAGTCGTGCGCATCATGGAGGTCATCTGAGTCGCCGGGTCAAAGCGATCCACGAGCGTGAAACTCAAAACTCGTTGCGGCTCCTTGTTCCGCCGAAACAGGCTGTGCTTCTGTTCGGAATGTGCTTCCACGCGCATCACCGTCAAATCGGGGTCTTTCCCGGCAAATTTCTCCAGGAACAACGATGTCGTCATCACACGTGGTGACATCTCGACGCCGTTGATCTTTCGCTTTTCGCTCGAGAACATGCCTAGATCGTAAAGTCCGCGGATCAGTTCGAAATGTCCCTTGTAGCGGAGCGTCTTCTCGAAGCATTCGCCGACTTTTCCGGCGAAGGTCTCGGGCAGCGTGGAGGTTCCGCCCGAAGTGTGGAAGGCATCCAGCGGCGGAAGCCCTTTAATTCGGAAGGTCTCGAGTTCGCTGAGAGGCTCAATCTTCTGAATTTTTCCTTTGCGAAGAACGTTGGCCGGCTCGCAGTACTCGTTGATCAATCCTTCCACGGAAAAAACCAATTGGTAATTGAACGGAGGCTTCGGGTTCTCAGGTAATCCGCCGACGTAAATTTTCAGAGCTTCCGCGCGACCACCGATCCGCCGCATCAGTTCTCCGGCCAGAATCGAAGCCATACCTGGGGAGAGTCCGCAGTCCGGAGCAAGAGCAACGCCGGCCTTTTCTCCCTTGCGGGACAATTCGAGCGTTTTGCGAACGACGACATTGTTTCCGCCGAGGTCAGCGAAGTGGCACTTGGCGCTGATAGCGGCCTTCGCAAGTCCCAGGTTATAGAAATACGGGACCGCCGACAGGCACGCATCGTGACCGCGCATCAGTTTGTACGCTGCGCG from Terriglobales bacterium carries:
- a CDS encoding cytochrome c maturation protein CcmE, with amino-acid sequence MSNRYIRFGLVSAVIILSLGYLAYTGVQESKSYYVTIKELNTMDDSAHSKRLRVAGNVKPGSIKRQGSRVEFLLEEEGRTLPVVYTGTEVPPDTFKDSSQALAEGSYGRDGVFHAKQLQAKCASKYAPQEQQQQQGAPASPVQTSQKTQ
- a CDS encoding alpha/beta hydrolase — translated: MAAAKKPILEPTTQAFLDTLASQGGKPIYQLSYADARSVLEGAQSGPVEKLPAEIDDRTFPVGPAGEVSVRIYSPIGSVGPLPVVMYFHGGGWILGSKHTHDRLLRDLTNATQAAFVFVNYTPSPEAQFPVPIEQAYAATKYVAEHGAELGLDSSRLAVAGDSVGGNMTAAVTLLAKERGGPEIQYQVMLYPVTDASMSTESYRQFADGPWLTANAMAWFWDAYAPNPEDRKKITASPILATTEQLKGLPPALLITDENDVLRDEGEGYARKLIEAGVETTVIRALATIHDFALLNAISETPATRVAISVAAQKLSEALSSESTREAAA
- a CDS encoding ABC transporter ATP-binding protein, which gives rise to MTSSINSERVVSLANVARLYGRFAALRNVTAEFSGSKLYLILGENGAGKSTLLRVIAGLIRPTRGELLVLGSKNIREVAPQFGYMAHASMLYDELSGMENIKYFARLYGITDSAACEDIIRRVGLDPTLPRRVGQYSQGMRQRISLARAILHHPKLLLLDEPFSNVDAQSAQEMVRLLGEMRDAGTIILLVTHQPGLLEHVADEAVFMNAGEIVSRRVMRAEVPS
- a CDS encoding heme exporter protein CcmB; translation: MTFATTLRNSLGKDLRLEWRSKDAINSMLFFALLVVVIFSFSFELSAEESRRIAGGLIWVALLFATVVALNQTWARELRNQVLDVYRIAPAPLESLFLAKVLGNFIFVSVLELLITPLFIVFYNLRSVGPWYYLVIASILGNWALVVNGTFFGAISLRTRSREVLLPLILFPVSIPALLAMVSATTVTLTGESSPYLSLVFLAVYDIVFTLLGLLLFETVLQAE
- the ccsA gene encoding cytochrome c biogenesis protein CcsA translates to MKTKFVVFALVTLALLSWGLYEALVGAPTEATMGHVQRIFYYHVPSAWVGFLCFIANFVASLIYLKTRSARVDAVAVSTAEVGVVFCTIVLLTGPIWARPVWGIWWTWDARLTSTLVLWLIYVSYLILRRYSVGGPNPVLAASLAVFGFIDVIFVYMAIRWFRTQHPQPVIGGGENSGIDPMMLKALLINFAAFAAFGFLVIWLRYTLERVRQRVEEAHAMKALGSAR
- a CDS encoding ABC transporter permease — translated: MSSAVTPNASIRSQVFRAATFNPLAAAGLVFIFIFVCFALFAPWIAPQDPAFIDLPSRLMKPSAHHWFGTDELGRDILSRIIYGARLSMLVGIGVVSGSLLLGLIIGSLAGYYGGRLDRFVNVIVMNAFLSFPGFLLAIAFVAFLGPGLFNLIFALILGGWVGYARLVRAQVLAVREREFVEAARALGASDLWVLGRHILPNMIQPVIVQAAIGMAGAILAEATMSFLGLGVPPPTASWGTMLNDGRSHLFDAPHLVLFPAVAVMLAVLSFNFIGDALRDYLDPRARIEAGL
- a CDS encoding DoxX family protein, which produces MNLQFLDRLQPLGLLVLRVVLGAIMIGHGYGKVFGGLSRHVGNVAAMGMPGWLGYLSAGAEFVGGMLLVAGLLTRFAAVAVCINMLVAVFKVHWKQGLLGGYEFPLALAAMAFALIFMGAGSISIDWVIGGSRGSSRR
- a CDS encoding saccharopine dehydrogenase C-terminal domain-containing protein gives rise to the protein MKLLVIGSGMMGSAAAYDMARNPDVRSVTLADTDHKRAKEAAARLNKLIGSKRIAAEKVDASSERAAYKLMRGHDACLSAVPYFYNLGLAKAAISAKCHFADLGGNNVVVRKTLELSRKGEKAGVALAPDCGLSPGMASILAGELMRRIGGRAEALKIYVGGLPENPKPPFNYQLVFSVEGLINEYCEPANVLRKGKIQKIEPLSELETFRIKGLPPLDAFHTSGGTSTLPETFAGKVGECFEKTLRYKGHFELIRGLYDLGMFSSEKRKINGVEMSPRVMTTSLFLEKFAGKDPDLTVMRVEAHSEQKHSLFRRNKEPQRVLSFTLVDRFDPATQMTSMMRTTAWPAAVVVQMMASGMIEKRGALLQERDVSAEAFLAAMAERGIEIQYREAFVE